TGTTAAAGAGTAAAATTTAAGGGGAGATGGTGCAAGTTATTTGCTTTCTAGACTTTCACACTGTGGGTGCAGGAAGCTTTTTGTTATCCAATTAAAATGAATGGGGTTGCCTAAATTGTTACACAAGCATATTGCCTGCCCTTGGTTGAGAAATTGCAAACAGTGTTTAGACCCTGCACTGAAGTAGCTCAACAAAGTACTTTTTTTCCTCCACCTCCCACAAGTGATTAAACAGTTGCTGAAACACTGGTACCATACAGAGTTTTCCAAGCTGCGTTTCTCTGGGCAGCAGGAAACCCTGCATTATAAACAGATTAGCATTGTTTTGCCTAAAAACCTCATGAAACCCGCCATAGGACTTGGCCATGAGGCATAGCCAACCATAGTTTGAAGTTTGGCAGTGATTCAGATGCAATAGTAGAATTTTCCATTAAAACATTCAACATACAGAACGATGAACCAGCTCAGTCAGTACAAACCTGTCTCATCTTTGCATGGATATAGAAGCAGGAATAGCCCAGTTGAGAAATTTTCTTGGCCAACAGCTCCACACGCTGAGAGGAGTTGCAAAAGATTATTGACTGGTTTATCTGGAGCTGGGGAAAGGAAGAAAgccacaaataaaaacaatgcttAGTTGAAAATTGTAGACCTATGTAAtggaataagaaaaaaataaataaaaaaaacaacaaataaaatgacAGCCCTGCAGTCTAGGAAATACATGCAATGCTACAGATAGCTGTGGTTCTCCAAAATCACAGAACAAAATCAATGAACTTTAAGGCTCTGCATTGCACAACAGACTATTAACAGGCTATTTTGCCAATGAGGTTTTAAAAAGCCAATCAATACCATTTCTTTCACATAATATTGGCCCTTACATATCCTGTAGTCCAAATGATCAACATTTAGATAAGCATTTTTGATAAATATCCATTTGAGAAATATCATGAACCAAGGTACAGATGAATACCCGTGAAGGAATTATACATTTGCTTGAGAAATCACCTTAAACCATTGAAGAAAATGTGttgcacaaaacaaaatacaaacatctaCCTAATTTAATGATATTTGCAAACTACTTTTGTAAAAGTATAAAACTGAAGATACCCTTAATATGTACAGGATATGTAAAAAGCAACACTACAGCCATAGACAGCAAAACCTGGCAGTGTAGCTTTTTATCTTCATTTTCACAAACAAGTCAAAGTGTTCTTGTGGGTTTTTATTGCACTTTAAAGTGCTAAACAAGATTTCTCTACAATTTCTTGCAGTTGACTGTTCCCTCCTGAGTTTGTTGCAGTCACTAGGTGCTTGATCATTTTCCAAGTTATGCCACACACTTCATAATTAAAAAGTTTCAATGTATTAATTTGGAATATTTGTATTAaccctttatatttttattttatttttttttttttacacttatgcTTCACACTCCAGTGTTTTCAATATACCACATCACCCATTTTCCTTCAACTGTCTATTCTCATACAAACCTATCCCTTTATTGATCTCTCCCATTAAGGAAATAGGAACTAGTCCTTTAGGGATACTTCTATTAATGGGAACAAGTCCACATTAGAATTTTTACCAttggtttcatttttaaaaatcatccaaaatttTGCTATGAAGCCTAGCGATAGAGGTATGCCCAATTTACATTAACTATTTGCCTAATCTCCTCTCATCCATGTACCTTGTAATATTTCATTATTAGCAAAAGGCACCATAAAAAGGatagtaaaaaatagaaaaaaataaaaaaatactaaaaaaaaaccacaaactaaAAGCTTTAGGTTGTTTAATACACAAGCGACTATTACAACTGGCAAATTACAGTGCAGTTTTAATTCAATGTAGTTTAAGATGCCTATCAGATATAAAAGCGAAGAGCAAACTCATACCACTGAAGTTGCAGTGTGTCAACAGGAAATATTTTAAGGTTACCTCCTTAAAGTTTTTGAACATACATTCACACTTTCCCTTACATCCCTAGTATGCAAATTGCCAAGCCTCAATTGAGATGTTATCAGGTAAAAGTGAAGTGAAACTGTAAAATGTGACTACAGGAAAGAGACAGTTTACACTGCACGGAGATACTTACCCTTGAAAAGAGCGTGTTCAGGCAGTGAACTTTTTGCCTCTCTGTTACATAGGCATAGTATTGCGTTACTCCCTTCAGTGTAAGCTCTTCCATTAGGTTAATTTCATATGGTTTTTGCAAGTGAGAGGACTAGAATGATATaaaaagaggaggaaaagaataaataaaaaaaaattcagtaaaTGTTGCACACTAAAATTAGACTTCATTTTGAAATATCCTAAGAGCGGTTTTGATCTTGGAACAATTTACTCAAACACACCCGAGAAGTTGCTGACTTCAAACTGGTGCATTTATGAAAACCCAATACAGTATCAGATCTATTGCTCTATGCAACTAATATGCCAAGTTACCAAGTGTATTTTTAACTACTGTGCCCGTATTGTGTGTTAGCTACAACCTTTCAAATTTCACATGGTAACTGCAAGCTTTGTGACCAAGGTTTCAAAAAGATTTGCCTTTAAGTTAGTTTATATTGAGGAGAGGGGCTGTAAAGTTAGTCTACAGGAATGCCGTTTAaacaaataaggaaaaaaaaaacttgactaaaataaatgctttcaatttaacaatttgttttgtttaagtTTTACATCACAGCACTCCTGTATTACATAAGACAAAAATATCTTACCATAAACTTTTGTACGCTGAGGGGAAAAGTGGCTGAATAAAGGAGAATCTGCCTGTTTTTAGGTAGCGTGATAATTATATCCTCCATTATCTGCACAAAATCTTGAGATAGCAATTTGTCCGCCTGCAAAAGTAGATTCAAATTATTCAAATGTTATCAGAAGTTGTGGAAAAAAAACACGAAGCCTTGTTTAATTAAAAAACTTGACAAACTGGTTTGCAAGTATTTCTCCAAGTCTCAAGaggaaaaaatacaatatttgctCCATTAGCGCAATGTTATTTTTGCCTACAAAAACCACAGTGATAGAAATCTTGTATGGGTGCAGCAGGCCCCCTTATATATTTCTCTAGGACTGTTTCCTGCACCAACTACTGTACAAATTCAAGGAGTGTAAATAATCcagccaaatttttttttttttctctccaaaacTTGGTTAGAAATTCCAGGACAAAAAAATTTAGCTGGGAAGGTTAATTTTACTTGTGGGTAATACAGTTTAATAGTACCCTGGTAAAGCAAGATTCTCAATTACTGTAATTTTAAATTAACCCCAAAACACTATTTAACCTATGCACCCAAGGAAAGGGAGGGGAGACAAAACCAGAGGATCAATTCATGGCTGCCAGCTGTGAGTCCAACACCATTCTCACAGAAAGGTCTCCATCCACATGTCAAACAGTATTTTAACACTTTCAGGCACAATATAAAGATGTTTGAGGACAGAGCCCCTTGGAATCATTACCTCATCCAAAACCATCATCTGAATGTGGTCTACTTTAGCTACACCTTTTTTGATAAGATCCAGAATCCTCCCTGGAGTTGCAATCACCACATGAACtgcaaaagaaagaaaaccatCAAGTGAATCTCGGATCAGCACAATCATTTTAGCAGAAATAATGTAAACCtaaaagagttttaaaataatgACAAACTCAAATGTAGTTCAAGTACTACTAATGTTCGAGTGTAAATCAGTTGCATTTACAAGTATATTGCCCACAAACTTCAACAAACATAACTCATATGGAATATAAAACTGCAATCATTACCACCAGTCCAGCTAAGAACAGGTAGAGCTTGCTATAAAGGGGGAACGATTTAAGTATGACAGAAACGTTCTCTACAATGTTCCAAACATTTAAAGTGGCAGTTTCCATTTTGTAAGAGATAATATAACGAATAGATATTTATTTCTAGCAATAACTGCTGtggcattattaaaaaaaataaaaaaaagatatagaaCAAGAACATTTGTAAACTAAAGTGTTGCCGTATGTTGGTGCCATATAACTGTTAAAATGTAAGTACGTTTCCTATCATTTTTCCTAGGACTCATGATTAGACGAAAAGTTATTTGGGCAGCTAACAGGCCATACTAATCTCTCGTCTTCGGGCAAGAATACTCTGCCGTATGGTGTCAAAAATAAGTCCTACGATTATCATCTGCTGAGCAGGAACAAGGCTGGATTTTTAACTGATGCTCTACCGTGAGGCTCTAAAATATGGGCAGTCATTTGTGTGCAGAGCTGGAGAAGTGATGAAGACCCTGCCTTGATTGACAGTCGTCCAAGTAAGGAATGATGACCACACCACTGGTTATCAAGAACCACCATTGCTGCTATGCAGTTGCTACTCTGAAGGAAAGCGCAAGAAACGCATAACGCAGAGAACAGACAGCAAATCAAACAAGGCACAGGTAACCCTGCCAGattgaaatatgtaaatataaacccCCGATGTCCATGGACATCAGGAACTCATGCCAACCACCAATATCACTCCATTTTGACCGTCAACTTGAACATTAATCTTCAAGTTTTTCAGGTTGAAATGGTTCAGAAATTATAATCTGGTTTCTGAACtagaaaaatatttgaataaaagaTTGAATGGCTTCTAGTAAGGCCCGTTACGTTTACAGGAAGAATAGTGGTGAAAAGCAGTCAGGGAAGATGCTCCAGCAGATCTGGGATGTAGCCCTGGACCTACGATTCCATTCTCACCATTTGTTTTTGTACCCGACAAGACAAGCTCTCACCATAGGAGATGCCAGGTGAGCAAAGAGTCAGCCATGATGATTGTTTCACAGAATGTTTGGTAGATCTTTTACCTGACCAAGTTGGCCTTCCCTTTTTCTGGCCTCCACAGGAAGTGAAGAATTTTCCCTTAGATTAAGTCCATTTTGTTCATCAAAAGATAGAAAGGACCAAACCCTAGGAACTTCCAATTTAGAAGCATTAACAGGGAGGAAAGAATTCCCAACGGCTATGGCTTGACTGAATTTTATCCTAAGCaggataaaacaaaacaaaaaaaacaaaaacgatcACAACCTACAAACAGCAGAGACTTCAGAGTTTTCTTGGTTTCTGGGTCAACCTTACATGCCTTGAGCCAGAGAGTCAATCAAACTCCTACAACAGAGGCCAAAAAAAGGCCAGCAACTGCTAAGTAGTCGGACGCCTCACGGATATCATCCACTAATGTCATTAATTCTGACCTAGGTCTGCCGGAGTATAGACCTACATTTTTTTCGGATCATTTTATAACTAAACTTATACTCATTCTGATGTTGGCCTGGGTAATGAGTGAGAGGCCCCAGTAAGCAAGAAAAAGATGGAAAATACAGAGCTATCCAAACCTCACTCATTAATGCCAAGTATATAACAGAGGTCTGCTAATAGGTAATCTGGAGTGACAttgccaagaaaaaaaaaatatatatatagatcccaAAATGTCCCACCAGAAGACATGCTGGTACTACTTTTGTCTGACGTTAcagaaaggaagagaagtatacAGGTGTAGAACCCAGTCCCTAGAAAGAGTGAAATGCAACTTGACAAAACCACCACAGACCAGAAGAATTCTAAATGAAAAAAGCTATGGGGTTGTGTGCCCTGCCACTTTAAGCAGGCTTTCAGCAAGGAAAAAAGTCTGCCAATGAGAAGTTTCAATCCCCCTCACCAGGCACCTCCTAGTAACTGCAGCACTGCTACTCCCATTCCCAGTATAAATAACTAAGCAGAATCATCTCCACAGAAGGGGGGAGTAGAGTCTCCATTAGTCACAGCTGCTGCTCCAGAGTGAAGTCTGCAGTCACTACCTGCAGTTATAGGAATCAGATCCCATCTCCAGAGCTTTGAATTGGGAGACAATGAGAAACAGGCCAGCACCACTTCCAGTTTAGTACTGAAGAGTTAAGCTGCCTGTCACTGGCAGCAGCCGAATAGAGAAATAAAAGATTTAATTTTCCACTGCCATAGCAGGAGAAAGGGGAGGACTTTCTCCTGAAATAGACACATAGAGGAGGAGTATCTCAGACTTCAGTGCTTCTTAATTTGGCAAAGCTCCTGCATACACCTCTATAACACATGGTTCCTGTGTCCCCCAAGAGAACCttgcatatatacattatacttgCAAGGCACGATTAAGTAAACAAAATTGAAGGTCACATTCCATTgaagattaattaaaaaaaagtcactgCATCATTTGATTTGAAGTGTTATTTTTAGTTCAGAGTCATAACTGTTCACTAGATacatgagaaaaataaaattgattcTTAACTTAAATTCTCAAAACAAGACAATTCTCTTCTGTATAACCAGCTAAACACTTAAAAAGATTAACACTAAGCTGAAGGAAAACATTACCTGTATCATCCAGCCTCATTATGTCATCTCTTAGGTTGGTACCCCCGGTTGTTGCCATGACTTTAACCCCTCCCATATGCTTGCTGACTTGGATACAGATCTGACTGACCTGAAGTGCAAGCTCTCGAGTGGGTACAATCACCATTGCTGTAGAAAGAGGAAGTATGCAAACAAGTTAAACTACTTATATCCAaatcttatctttttttttagtgCTCTACAACATACACATTCTTGCATCAAATACTTTATGACAGAGGTTGCGACTGTTGCGAACCTTGTATGCAGTCCTTCTTTAGGTCTAGCCGTTCAAGTAAGGGAATGAGGTAGGCTCCACTCTTGCCAGTTCCATTTTTTGCTCTAGCCAAGATATCCCTACCAGACAATGCAATGGGAATGCTTTCCTCCTGAAGATGGGTAgcagggaaaaaataaataaacatggtgTGTCCAGTTTTCTGTGGGGATTTATTTTTGTCACAATTTACTTACCTGAATTGGAGATGGTTTCTCCCATCCCATTTCAAAAATCCCCATGAGCAGCTCTCTTTTTAAACAGTAATCTTCAAACTCATTGCCTTTTGTAGAGGTGACATCCTGGAAGGAAAATGAAAATTCAAGTGAAGACAGTTTCCAGCTTCAAATTTCACCTGTAGTTTAAATAACTTTTCACATGTATCCCTCTCATGGATCAGCGTTTGTTGTGCTAGTTGGAGGGAAGGTGTTTTAGTGTAAAATATTAGAGACAAATTTCTTTCAGTATTGCAGAATGgcaatttcaatttaaaaaaaaaaaaaaaaatcttctacagTTATTCTTCATTCTCCCAAGCTTTTAAACAGAGTGGAAGCTGAGGTCTGTGGGAACCAGTGTTGCTAATACAGGCTCCTTCCAGAGGGACATTTTTATTAAAGTCAACTGTGAAAGCATTCAACTTAATGCTCAGTTTCCATCTCACAActcctaatatatatacacatacacatacacacacacacacacacacacacacacacagacatacatacacacacacacagacatacatacatacacacacacacacagacatacatacatacacacacacagacatacatacatacacacacacagacatacatacacacacagacatacatacatacatacacacacacatacatacacacacacagacatacatacatacacacacacacagacatacacacacacacacacacacacacagacatacatacacacagacatacatacatacacacacacacacagacatacacacacacacacacacacatacatacacacacacacagacatacatacatacacacacagacatacatacatacatacacacacacagacatacacacacacacagatatacacacacacacagacatacacacacacagacatacacacacacagacatacacacacacagacatacacacacatacatacacacatatatatacacacatatatatacacacatatatatacacacatatatatacacacatatatatacacacacacacacacacacatatatatacacacacacacacatatatatacacatatatatacacatatacatacatatatatatatatatatatatatatatatatatatatatatatatatatatatatatatatatatatatacacacacacacatacatatatatacacacatacatatatacatacacacacacacacacacacacacacacacacatatatatatatatatatacatatatatatatgtgtatgtgtatatatgtatgtatgtatatatacacacacacacagttggtAATTGTTTTTAAAGTGGTTCCAACCCGGTGGTAGTCATGTTCCCTGACATGCTGTGTCGGGGTCCCCATCTTCGCACCTAAtatgttggggtaagtgttgtcgctGAAATCAGCAGCTCACTTACGTACACCACCCGTTCCAAGATGTAAATACAAAATTGGGGGAAAGAGTAAGGCATATCACAATATTGAGCCAGAACTTGCTGCAGATCCCCAAACACTATTGCTGCTTAAATACGTTGATACTAGTCACGCTCCTAAGGGAGATCAGCATGTCATGTTTTCATTGAAGCTGCCAAAAATCATCACAGATTTTCTGGTCCTCgtgttatttgtttattctaTTCATGCAGGTAACATGTATCATTCATTGTCTTGGATACCTACAGCAATTTGCTATATCATATCAGTTTCGCAGACTATAAGTGACTGTTCTTAGCATACAATGAATGAGAATCACATTCCTATGAGATTCAATGTGTCACGTTCTCTTTAGTGCTTCTGACAATCTCATTCCATCTCAGAGTTTGGTATTGTTATAGATTTTATTCATTCATCACAAGGACAGATATCTATTAGTGTTAACACAAGC
Above is a genomic segment from Mixophyes fleayi isolate aMixFle1 chromosome 11, aMixFle1.hap1, whole genome shotgun sequence containing:
- the DDX6 gene encoding putative ATP-dependent RNA helicase DDX6; translated protein: MSTTRTENPVLMGLSSQNGQLRGPVKPNAGPGSGGTQTQQINQLKNASTINNGSQQQAQSMGSGIKPGDDWKKTLKLPPKDLRIKTSDVTSTKGNEFEDYCLKRELLMGIFEMGWEKPSPIQEESIPIALSGRDILARAKNGTGKSGAYLIPLLERLDLKKDCIQAMVIVPTRELALQVSQICIQVSKHMGGVKVMATTGGTNLRDDIMRLDDTVHVVIATPGRILDLIKKGVAKVDHIQMMVLDEADKLLSQDFVQIMEDIIITLPKNRQILLYSATFPLSVQKFMSSHLQKPYEINLMEELTLKGVTQYYAYVTERQKVHCLNTLFSRLQINQSIIFCNSSQRVELLAKKISQLGYSCFYIHAKMRQEHRNRVFHDFRNGLCRNLVCTDLFTRGIDIQAVNVVINFDFPKLAETYLHRIGRSGRFGHLGLAINLITYDDRFNLKSIEEQLGTEIKPIPSSIDKSLYVAEYHSESGEKH